A segment of the Symmachiella macrocystis genome:
GTCGATGGAACTCAACGGCAAGGCGGGCTTCGCCGACGGGATTCGCGCCGATGAAGACGGCAACATCTGGGCTAGTGCCGGCTGGGTTGGCGAAGGCTATGACGGCGTGCACATTTTTGCTCCCGATGGCGACCGTATCGGGCAAATCCTGCTGCCCGAAATTTGTTCCAACGTCTGCTTCGGCGGCACGAAACGCAATCGCCTGTTCATGACCGCCAGCCAGTCGCTGTATGCGGTGTATGTCGAGACCAAGGGCGCGCACGTATCGTAAGCGGAAAGGCTCATCTGACGGTGTCTCTCGTTTCCAAAACCGTGGCTGCCTTATGCGCGCTGGCCGCCTGTACGATGACGGTCGATGCCGGGGAACTGCGGGTCACCTCCGATTTTCCCGGCGGATCGGCTCAGGTTGTGCAGATTGATCAAGCCGCACGTCGCGTCTCGATCCGCCCCGCCGGAGATCCTCAATTCGGTTGGCCCTGTTGGTGGTATTTTCGTCTGGACGGAATTGAGCCGGGCGAAACGATAACCTTGGAGGTTGTGGCGGACCAACTCAAACGTGCGAACGGACAAGCGCTCAGTGCGAATTGGGCTTTGCCGAGACGCGCGGCAATGAGCATCGATCAGAAGCTGTGGTTACAAACTCAGCCAGGTGTGCGCGATAAGAATCGTGCAGTCTGGACCGCAAAAATTGATGCAACCACCGCGTGGTTTGCTTGGGGGCCGCCGTTTCTTCCCAGTGACGCCGAAGCCTTGACCAAAAAACTGGACAAGTCGTCCCCGCACGCAACGGCGTTTACGCTTTGCCGCACACGTGCCGGTCGCGCTGTGCCTGCGATAACAGTCACCGAAGGTGGTGACGATGACGGCACACGAATGGCTGTGTGGGTGCAAGCGCGGCAACACGCGTGGGAATCCGGCGCGAGTTGGGTCGGACGTGGTTTTGCTGAATGGCTCATTAGCGATGATCCCCGTGCTGTAGCGCTGCGTCATCGAGCGGTCGTGTATTTCGTGCCGATCATGGACATCGACAATACGGCGACCGGGAATGGCGGGAAGGAACAAGTCCCCTATGACCACAACCGTGGATGGTTTGCCGATACGCAATGGAATGCCATTAAAACTGCCAAGCAGAAGCTGGAGGCGTTGGATCAACGACAGCGCCTTGTCGCGTTCATCGATTTACACAATCCAGGGGCCAATTCACCGAAGCCGTTCTTCTTCGTTGCCGCACCGAGCCTAGTATCTAAGCAACGATATATTCACCAAGAACGATTCATCAAAGCCTGCCGCTCGGAATTTGTCGACCCTTGGCCTTTGGAAAAAGAGTTAAAGACCACCGGCCCGCAATACGATCCATTGTGGAAACGAATTTCGGCGAATTGGATCAATCAGAATACGCAGAATTACGCCGTCGGCATAACGCTAGAAACCGCTTGGAATACGCCACACAGTAACACAACCGGGTATCAGATGATCGGTCGGCGATTGGGGCTAGGGCTGGAGCGTTACTTACGGACCGATCCTCGAGAAAACGGCCCTAAGCAACAATAAGCAATAGTTTTTCGCTGTTGTTGTTGGCGACGGAGCTCAACGTCCCTTGCCCAGCGCCAGCACGGCGGCGACGGCTCCGGTGGAGAGCGTCGCATAGGCGGCCCATTCGGGGACCGCAATCTCGCGGCGCGGGGCGACGGCTCCGTAGAGTATCGCTCCCAGCGGATCGCGACGGGGTGCTTCCCACTTCATCAGCGCGACCGCTTCGCGTTTGGGGAAAACTACGATTTTGTCGGTCATGAGGAACGCGGTTCCACAGAGGGAAACGAAGATTCCACAAGCGAATATTGCAGCGCGTAGCATCATGCTACCTTTGGGGTTTAAGGTGTCGAGGAGAAACGGTGACTTCAGCACCGAAGTGTACGCCATGTTTTCTGGGTGCGTGAGGGTTTCCCGGTATTTTTCAGCACATCCGACAAGTCAGCGTGTACTTTTTGCGGACTGCGGGCCTATAATAAGATCTAACCCTCCTAAACATGGCGTTGGCCTGTAAAACCCGTTTTTTCAGGCTCCCCCCGCGCTGATTCCCTGTGGCGTTATCAGGCGCTCTCGGTCCGTTCCCGCGAATTTTACATCAACCTCAATCGACAAATTCCGCATGTTCCGTATACCGCGAAACCACCACGGTTTGACAATCCAAGTCGGGCGTAAACAATTCTCCCGCAGCCGGAATATCATTGCCGCCCTGGCGATGGTGTGCCTCCTGGCGGGATGCGGAAATCAGGACCAAATCCGTCGTTATACGGCCCCAAAACAACCCAAGTCGGCGCAGCCACCCATGCCGCCTTCCGCGCCCGCAGCGGCTGAGAAATTGACGTATGAAGTTCCAGAGGGTTGGAAAGAGATCGCCGCCGGGGGAATGCGCAAAGCAGCCTTTGAGATTCCCGACGGAGACAACAAAGGGGAAGTCACAGCCATCAGCCTTCCCGGTAATGTGGGTGGCCTCTTAGCGAATATCAATCGTTGGCGAGGACAAGTCAATTTGCCCGACACCACCGAAGATGACTTGAAAGCCGATTCCACACAGATGTCGATCGGCGGGACGGAAGGATTGTTTGTCGAGTTGGTCGGACCGGAATCGGCGACGAAACAAGAGACAATTCTAGGAGCGATTGTTATGCGTGCGGGCAACGTTTGGTTCTTCAAATTGCGAGCCCCGGCTGCCTTAGCGGCGCGCGAAAAAACCGCATTTGAGACGTTCTTGCGATCGATTCAGTTTTCCTCTTCTGACGGAGCCTAAAGTGGCCGG
Coding sequences within it:
- a CDS encoding M14-type cytosolic carboxypeptidase, with the protein product MSLVSKTVAALCALAACTMTVDAGELRVTSDFPGGSAQVVQIDQAARRVSIRPAGDPQFGWPCWWYFRLDGIEPGETITLEVVADQLKRANGQALSANWALPRRAAMSIDQKLWLQTQPGVRDKNRAVWTAKIDATTAWFAWGPPFLPSDAEALTKKLDKSSPHATAFTLCRTRAGRAVPAITVTEGGDDDGTRMAVWVQARQHAWESGASWVGRGFAEWLISDDPRAVALRHRAVVYFVPIMDIDNTATGNGGKEQVPYDHNRGWFADTQWNAIKTAKQKLEALDQRQRLVAFIDLHNPGANSPKPFFFVAAPSLVSKQRYIHQERFIKACRSEFVDPWPLEKELKTTGPQYDPLWKRISANWINQNTQNYAVGITLETAWNTPHSNTTGYQMIGRRLGLGLERYLRTDPRENGPKQQ